TTGGCTTAGCTGGGCTACATCCGGCGGTTGGGGCGCTACAAATGGGAAATGCCGGGACAGCCACCCGTTTAATGGCTGGACTATTAGCTGGTCAGCCATTTGATAGTACCTTAGTTGGTGATGCATCGTTGAGTCGCCGGCCAATGGAACGGGTTCGGCAACCCTTAGCAACGATGGGGGCACAAGTAACGTTGACTGCCGGGGCGTTACCGATGCATATTCATGGACAGCCCCTAAAACCAGCTAATTATGCCCTAACGGTCGCCAGTGCGCAAGTCAAAAGTGCCTTAATATTGGCGGCATTACAGGCATCTGGGCCAAGTACGATCATTGAAAAACAACCCACTAGAGATCATACCGAACGCTTATTAAAGCTATTTGGTGGTGATATTACGACTGCCGCCGATCAACGGACCATTACCGTACAACCACAGCCAAATTTACAAGGTCAGCATGTCATCGTGCCAGGAGATCTGTCATCAGCGGCCTTTTTCTTAACAGCCGCAAGTATTGTACCCAAGTCACACCTGTTGCTACGACACGTGGGGCTTAATCCTACGCGAACGGGACTGTTAAACGTATTACAGCGCATGGGTGGAAACGTGAAAGTGACACAATTAGTCAGTGACGGTGAGCCGGTCGGTAATATTGAAGTGATGGCAAGTTCATTGCGACCGATTAAGTTAACGGCTAGCGAAATTCCCGCAGTGATTGACGAATTACCGTTAGTGGCATTATTGGCCGCTACGGCGGATGGTGTGAGCACCATTAGTGGCGCTGCCGAATTACGGGTTAAGGAAACGGATCGGATCAAGGCAATCGTGACTGAATTTCGGCAATTGGGTATTGCAATTACCGAACGTCCCGATGGCTTTACGATTGATGGTCGGCAAGCGTGGCACGTCAAATCACCGATCCTTACTAGCCATGGTGATCATCGCATTGGAATGATGTTGGCGATTGCTGCTTTGCGGATCAACACCCCATTACAATTGGCAGGGGCGACTGCGATAAATATCTCATACCCCACCTTTTTTAGCGATTTGCAACAATTGTTATCAAGAAAGGAGCGCCTTAAATGACTCAGGTTTTAATTAATGGACTCGGCCTGATTGGTGGGTCATTGGCGTTAGCCATTCGACAAGCACATGCTGATGTGTGGCTTATGGGGAGTGATCGGCAAGCTAGCTGTTTGATGTACGCTAAACAACACCGAATTATTGATGAAGTTGTCACTGACTTTGCAACTGCCGCCATCAAAGCGGATGTGATTATTTTAGCGGGACCGGTTTCAGTGATTCGGGCTGACTTAAGTCTCTTAGCAACCTTAGCCTTGAAACCACAAGTGTTAGTAACTGATGTTGGAAGTACCAAACAAACGATTATCGCAGCGGCGCAACCTTTACAGGCACGTGGTATTAGTTTTATCGGTGGTCATCCAATGGCTGGTTCACAGCGAACTGGTGTGGCTGCAGGCCGTGCGGATTTATTTGAAAATGCCTTTTACTTTTTAGTACCGGGACTCACGCCGCCCTCAGCAATGACGCAGTTAAAAAAGTTACTTAGGGCAACTAAAGTTAAATGGTTACCAGTAACGCCACTGCAACATGATCGTTTGGTGGGCCAGCTGAGTCATCTTCCACATGTGGTCGCGGCCACTTTAGTTAATCAGACGCACACGGCTTTGGCCGATTCGCCAATGGGGTTACGGTTAGCGGCTGGTGGGTTTAAGAGCTTAACCCGGATTGCTTCAGCTGACCCGGCGATGTGGACGGCAATTTTATTGAATAACACTGAACTGGTGTTGAGACAGTTAAGTCAGTTTAGCGGCGCATTGGCACAGATTGAACAGGCGATTCAGGGCCAGGATG
This genomic window from Lactobacillus sp. CBA3606 contains:
- the aroA gene encoding 3-phosphoshikimate 1-carboxyvinyltransferase, which produces MMKKLMTSPQNGLQGTLTVPGDKSISHRSLILGAISHGVTHIDHFLVADDCLTTLTALQALGVVIERAGTTVKVDGVGLAGLHPAVGALQMGNAGTATRLMAGLLAGQPFDSTLVGDASLSRRPMERVRQPLATMGAQVTLTAGALPMHIHGQPLKPANYALTVASAQVKSALILAALQASGPSTIIEKQPTRDHTERLLKLFGGDITTAADQRTITVQPQPNLQGQHVIVPGDLSSAAFFLTAASIVPKSHLLLRHVGLNPTRTGLLNVLQRMGGNVKVTQLVSDGEPVGNIEVMASSLRPIKLTASEIPAVIDELPLVALLAATADGVSTISGAAELRVKETDRIKAIVTEFRQLGIAITERPDGFTIDGRQAWHVKSPILTSHGDHRIGMMLAIAALRINTPLQLAGATAINISYPTFFSDLQQLLSRKERLK
- a CDS encoding prephenate dehydrogenase produces the protein MTQVLINGLGLIGGSLALAIRQAHADVWLMGSDRQASCLMYAKQHRIIDEVVTDFATAAIKADVIILAGPVSVIRADLSLLATLALKPQVLVTDVGSTKQTIIAAAQPLQARGISFIGGHPMAGSQRTGVAAGRADLFENAFYFLVPGLTPPSAMTQLKKLLRATKVKWLPVTPLQHDRLVGQLSHLPHVVAATLVNQTHTALADSPMGLRLAAGGFKSLTRIASADPAMWTAILLNNTELVLRQLSQFSGALAQIEQAIQGQDAVAIEAFFTQAKVTRDQLGPEHLGQLPNFYDLFLNIPDHPGVLATIMQQLAQAKLNLINCHILEVREEIDGVLQLTFGTAKSQAQAAGLLKAAGYQIVRNR